In Amycolatopsis coloradensis, one genomic interval encodes:
- a CDS encoding TetR/AcrR family transcriptional regulator, whose protein sequence is MPRPKGFDPAEVLDAAVSAFWRKGYAATSAQDLVDGTGLGRGSLYNAFSGKQQLFSEALRRYEEATAVRIEEMLAAPGSIRARVRRVLMDVVDDELDTSAGHRGCLVVNAALELGGIDDDVTARVRHNFERVENAFHAEFAAARESGEIGPERDPRALARFALAAMYGLRVLGKTADRQALTQVVETTVQAL, encoded by the coding sequence ATGCCCCGCCCCAAGGGATTCGATCCCGCCGAGGTGCTCGATGCCGCCGTCAGCGCGTTCTGGCGCAAGGGATACGCCGCCACGTCGGCCCAAGACCTGGTCGACGGCACCGGACTGGGGCGGGGAAGCCTGTACAACGCGTTTTCGGGCAAGCAGCAGCTGTTCAGCGAGGCGCTGCGCCGCTACGAGGAGGCGACGGCCGTCCGGATCGAGGAGATGCTGGCCGCGCCGGGTTCCATCCGGGCGCGGGTCAGGCGTGTCCTGATGGATGTCGTCGACGACGAGCTGGACACCTCGGCCGGGCATCGCGGCTGCCTCGTCGTCAACGCGGCCCTCGAACTCGGCGGGATCGACGACGACGTCACCGCCCGCGTCCGGCACAACTTCGAACGGGTGGAGAACGCGTTCCACGCCGAATTCGCCGCCGCGAGGGAGTCGGGCGAGATCGGCCCGGAACGGGATCCGCGGGCGCTGGCGAGGTTCGCGCTCGCCGCGATGTACGGCCTGCGGGTGCTGGGAAAGACCGCGGACCGGCAGGCGCTCACGCAAGTCGTCGAAACCACCGTCCAGGCGTTGTGA
- a CDS encoding NAD(P)-dependent oxidoreductase, producing the protein MTKTVAVLGTGIIGAPVARNLSKAGFAVRAWNRTAAKAEALSGEGVQVAGSAAEAVEGAPVVITVLTDGPAVLEAIRAAAPAAGTIWVQLSTVGDAVDELVAYADEHGLVFVDAPVQGTRQPAELGQLIVLAAGTTEARESVQPLFDAIGKRTLWVGEDGRTGAASRLKLVLNTWVIALTHGVGEALALAEGLGVDPRHFVDVVTGGPMDNGYFQAKSAAILKNDYTTAFSVDNAEKDARLVLEAAARAGVRMDAVEAGRARFARASEAGHGDEDMAAGYFASFTARV; encoded by the coding sequence ATGACGAAGACCGTCGCGGTGCTCGGCACCGGAATCATCGGCGCCCCGGTCGCGCGCAACCTGAGCAAGGCCGGGTTCGCGGTCCGTGCCTGGAACCGCACCGCGGCCAAGGCCGAAGCCCTGTCGGGAGAAGGCGTCCAGGTCGCGGGGAGCGCCGCGGAAGCCGTCGAGGGCGCGCCGGTCGTGATCACGGTCCTCACCGACGGCCCGGCGGTACTGGAGGCGATCCGCGCGGCCGCCCCAGCCGCCGGAACGATCTGGGTCCAGCTCAGCACCGTCGGCGACGCGGTCGACGAACTGGTCGCGTACGCCGACGAGCACGGCCTCGTCTTCGTCGACGCACCGGTGCAGGGCACCCGTCAGCCCGCCGAGCTGGGCCAGCTGATCGTGCTGGCGGCGGGCACCACCGAAGCGCGCGAGTCCGTCCAGCCGCTGTTCGACGCCATCGGCAAGCGCACGCTGTGGGTCGGCGAAGACGGCCGCACCGGCGCGGCGAGCAGGCTCAAACTGGTGCTGAACACCTGGGTGATCGCGCTGACCCACGGCGTCGGCGAGGCACTCGCGCTGGCCGAGGGGCTCGGTGTCGACCCGCGGCATTTCGTCGACGTCGTCACCGGCGGGCCGATGGACAACGGCTACTTCCAGGCGAAGTCCGCCGCGATCCTCAAGAACGACTACACCACCGCCTTCTCGGTCGACAACGCAGAGAAGGACGCCCGGCTGGTGCTGGAAGCCGCGGCCCGCGCGGGTGTCCGGATGGACGCCGTCGAGGCCGGGCGAGCCCGGTTCGCCCGCGCGTCCGAGGCCGGACACGGCGACGAGGACATGGCGGCCGGGTACTTCGCCAGTTTCACCGCTCGCGTCTAG